From the genome of Candidatus Zixiibacteriota bacterium:
ACAGGTCGGTTCAGAAAAATCAACCCCTAATATGCAAATCGTTCAGCTTGGTTTCTATCTCCTCATGTGGCTTTTTCCGTCACGCAGCGGCGGGCCTTGTGTTCGCCAGCCGCAGGCGAAGACGGCTTACGAAGCTGCGCTCATGCTTCGACTGCGCTCAGCATGACATATAATGGAGCGTGAGGCACAAGTGAGTGATTTATCACCGGTACAGCGGTTCCCCACCCAGAGGCTTTGCGTCGGATGGGATCAGTAGTGGTTGCCGGGGAACCCACCTGTCGCAGGGCTATAGGTGGGGTACCGAAGAACTGGATGTGCAGGTGCTGTAAGGCGACTCGCCTGACAGCCAGTGGGTTGGACGGCAGGTGTCGGGCGGGGTCGCCCAACACCACCCACGATATGGACCTTTTTCAACGTGCCCTTTAGGTGGCGTACTGAAGAACTGGATTCCGGCCTTCGCCGGAATGACAAGTCAACGAGCGGCGGGTTCACGTCGCCGCGCGCAGGCGAAGACGGCCCCGGCCTACAAGAACTACTATGACGGAGTTCATCTGATTTCAGACCGAGGAATGTCATCATCGAAGTAATTGCGAACATATCCGGCACCGGCCGGCCCAGCCCTGCAGAGACCAATCTTGACGTTTTAACCCACCAGCTCAAGCGGTGAGGTCTCCCGGCTCGGCTGCGGGACGACTACCGGCGGTGCTTCCTGCGGCTTGATGAGCTGCACTTCTCTCACGGCCATCGGGTCGAAATCGTATGGCGCCATCTGTTCCCAGTGCTTCAGTGACTCCAGGAAACTGTAGCGGAAGTTGAACCCGGTATCGATCAATCGTTGTGGCACTATATGCGTCGGAGTTGCTGCTTTCTTTACTCTTACCGGGTGGATCGGGTTCGTGAATCCGGCTATTGCCTGAATCAGTCTTGATGCCGGAAGCAACAGCCACAGCGGAATCGGCAGAACCAAGGCACGACATTCCAGGTGGTCCTTGATGGTTGTTACCAGTTCCCCCAGAGGCTGGGTGGGCGACTCCGAGTAATTGTACACTACCATATCCTCGGACGAGTCCAGCCAATAGTCGATGCTGTCGATGAATCCGAAGATATATCCGTATGATTTGAAGATCCTCGGTGAGCCGGGGAAAGCGAAGTATCCTTTTTTGATAGCTTTGACCATGCGCAGGATGTTGCCGGGATCGTCGGGACCGTACAGCACGCCCGGTCGCGAGATGATCAAACGTCGACCAGACTTGGTCCGGTGCCATCGCTGATGTATTACTTCGGCCGGGTACTTGGAACCACCGTAGGGGGTGACCGGTCGTATAGCTGCGGTTTCATCGGTTGCACCAAGGGTGGGTCCATAGACAGAGATGCTTGAGGTGAAATACATGTTGTCGCATCCCACCACCTCGGCATAGTCACAGACGTTGGCGGCGCCGGCCAGATTTGTCTCGTAATACTCGTGAGGTTCATGGCCGGGTTCGCGATGTACGGCGGCCAGGTTGAAAATCCAATCCGGCGTGAACGGTGCGTGGGCGATCTCAAGCGGTTGTCGCACGTCGGTGATACTGGCGGTGACACCCGGGCTGCCTTCGAGCGGGGAACTTTGGATGTCTGCGATGTGCACATGTGTGAAGCGTCCGGTGTTCAGCAAGTGTTTGGTCAAATGTGTGCCGACATACCCGGCTCCGCCATAAATCACGCAGCGTTTCATAGTACTCCTTTAGGTCCAGTACTGTTTGTTCACACTCAGCCAGGGTCGTACTCTCGGCGGTAGTTTGTCTTGCAGTGTGCCCAATTTGTACCCTATCAATTTCAGGCCCGTCCGCACCAGCGCCGATGGGATCAAGGCCGGATTGGTTCGCAAAAGGTGTTTTATTTCAGATCGGACGAAACGCAGCCCTTCGCCACCGGCATGGCCGAAAGAGTCTCTAATCCATCGCTGGTCGGCGTGAAACACACCGATATCGAAGTAGCGCCGAAACTCCTGCATAAATCCGTAGCCGTGCGAATGATGCACCGTGGCCGCCGAACAATAGGCTATTTTCCAGCCGGCCTGGATCAGTTTGGAGGCGGCCCAGGCATCTTCGTTCTGGATCAGGCAGGTCGGGAATCCACCGATCTCGACCAGGGCCGAGCGACGCCAGACGGCAAACGAGTTCGACAGGAAGCTTGCCTTTATACCGAATCTGGAGATGTCCGAACGGTCGCGCACATGTGAATCGGTGGGATAATTAAACAGCCGTGCGTGTGCCTCGATGGAGGAGCTCCGGCGACGCGGCAATTGCCGTCCGTATGCGGCGCCGACCCGTGGATCGCGCATCCCTTTCAAAAGA
Proteins encoded in this window:
- a CDS encoding glycosyltransferase family 2 protein — translated: MNKGHNQPNVANDATGQTLTAASFSNILKTMAFPSGMDPSGSQHSDDNPITDSMATALVVPTLNAGNGFVEWLAVLKKQTVRPQRLLLIDSASTDSTVEMAADSGFEIKSIDRRDFNHGGTRQLAVAELSDSELIIFMTQDALLASPDALEVLLKGMRDPRVGAAYGRQLPRRRSSSIEAHARLFNYPTDSHVRDRSDISRFGIKASFLSNSFAVWRRSALVEIGGFPTCLIQNEDAWAASKLIQAGWKIAYCSAATVHHSHGYGFMQEFRRYFDIGVFHADQRWIRDSFGHAGGEGLRFVRSEIKHLLRTNPALIPSALVRTGLKLIGYKLGTLQDKLPPRVRPWLSVNKQYWT
- a CDS encoding NAD-dependent epimerase/dehydratase family protein, which translates into the protein MKRCVIYGGAGYVGTHLTKHLLNTGRFTHVHIADIQSSPLEGSPGVTASITDVRQPLEIAHAPFTPDWIFNLAAVHREPGHEPHEYYETNLAGAANVCDYAEVVGCDNMYFTSSISVYGPTLGATDETAAIRPVTPYGGSKYPAEVIHQRWHRTKSGRRLIISRPGVLYGPDDPGNILRMVKAIKKGYFAFPGSPRIFKSYGYIFGFIDSIDYWLDSSEDMVVYNYSESPTQPLGELVTTIKDHLECRALVLPIPLWLLLPASRLIQAIAGFTNPIHPVRVKKAATPTHIVPQRLIDTGFNFRYSFLESLKHWEQMAPYDFDPMAVREVQLIKPQEAPPVVVPQPSRETSPLELVG